The DNA segment ACGCTATGAGCATGGGTAGGGTGATAGCTTCGGGCAAGCCAGACGAGGTCCTCAACAACCCCGTCGTGCTGGATAGCTACCTGGGTGGGTAGCCGTGGGGGACTGGATTATAAAGCTTGAGGACGTCAGCGCAGGCTACGGGAAGCTCCAGACTCTCTTCGACGTAAGCCTCGAGATACCCCGCGGGCTGATAACGGTTATAGTAGGGCCCAACGGGGCTGGCAAGAGCACGCTGCTGAAGACGATGTTCGGGTTTACAACGGTCTACAAGGGTAGGGTGCTCTTCGAGGACAGGGATGTTACCCGGCTGCCGCCCCACGAGAGGGCTAAGATCGGGATGACCTTCATATTCCAGCTTGAGAATATATTCAGGGAGCTGACTGTCTACGAGAACCTCAGGCTAGCGGGCTACGACCTGCCCGAGGATGTTTTCAGAGAGAGGCTGGAGGAGGTTTTCAGCATGTTCCCCCGCCTAAAGGAGAGGCTGGGCCAGAAGGCCGGCACGCTGAGCGGCGGAGAGAGGCAGATGCTTGCCATGGCTATAGGTATAATGCGGAAGCCTAAGGTCTTCCTGATAGACGAGCCGACCGCAGGCCTCTCTCCAAAGCTGGCTAAAGAGGTTCTCTCCTACGTCAGGATACTCAACAGGGAGGGCTACACCGTCGTCCTCGTCGAGCAGAACGTCAAGGCCTCCCTGGAGATAGGGGACAAGGGGGTGCTGGTGGTTAACGGGAGGATCGCGTTCGACGGCCCCGCTGAAGAGCTCCTGGCCAGGAAGGACCTGGCCAAGATGTATCTAGGCGTCTAGGGGGTGGCGGCTTTGGTTGATGTTAAGGTATTGTTTGACATGCTAGCGTACTCGGGGGTTATAGCCCTTCTGAGCCTAGGCATAACGCTGGCCTACATCACCACTAGGGTGTTCAACTTCGCCCATCCGAGGATAGCGAACGTCGGGGCGTACGCCGCCGCGGCCGCGATGGCGCTCTACGTAGACCTTGTGAGGGACAGTGGTGTAGGCCGGTTTAAAGCGTCTCTAGGCCCTGTAGAGGTTACCGGGCTGATAGCGCCTGACGTGCTGGCGGTGGGAATTGTATTCGCGGTGCTGGCCGGTATAGTGGTGGCCCTTGCTGAGTACTACCTTGTGCTTAAGCCCCTGATAGACCGGGGCGCCGACTTCCTCAAGCTGATGATAGCGACGCTGGCGTTCGACTTTTTCGTGATAGCCGCGCTGTTCATACTGGGAACCCACATATCCGTAAAGGAGCTCGTCAGCGGCGTCTTCGGCAGGGAGACTACAAGCCTCTCCCTACACGCCTTCGACGCCAGGATCGACCTGGCCTTCCTAGGCTACAGGCTCAGGAGCATAATGATACTCTCCTTCCTAGGCAGCCTGGTGGTGGCCCTAATGCTCTACATACTGCTATTCAGGACGAAACTCGGGGTTAAGATGAGGGCGTCGATAGAGAACCCCTCGCTGGCTGAGGTCCTCGGCATAAACGTGGAGCAGGTGTACACGATAGCCTGGATAATAAGCGGTGCCACAGCGGGCTTCGCAGGCTTCCTCATACTCTTCATGGGCGACATTGTGAAGCCCGTCACAGCCACTAGCCCGGCCGACGAGATAATAGTAAGCGCCTTCGCTGGCAGCATAGTTGGGGGTGTGAACAGCGTCTTCGGCTCCATAGGGGGAGGCTTCATAATAGGCGGTGTGGAGATCTTTGTATCCTCACTGATAACAGACCTCACCGGCATAGACGTCACGAGATATAACAAGATGCTCTCTATGCTCGCAGTGGCTTTGACGCTGCTCTTCGCGCCACAGGGGCTGGCCACTCTATTCTCAGAAAAAATCCAGGCAAGGCTGGCCAGGCTCAGGCTTAGGGCTGGTTAGGGGGTGGTTGCTGTGCCTTCGGTGGACGTTGTGTTTCTCGTGGAGTTCATAGTAGCCTATGTGGCTGTGTACTACGTGCTGACCGCCTCCCTAAACCTGAAGGCGGGGGTCACAGGCATACCCGACTTCGGGCAGGCGATGTTCTTCGCCGTGGGGGGCATAGTAGTAGGCAACCTAGCCGCCAGGATAGCGGCGGCGCTAGCGGGCATGGACCCCTCCCTAGTTATAGCGGAGAACACCACAACACTGGAGAGGCTTAACAGCGAGTTCTTCCCCAACAGGCCGCTGGAGTCTATAGCTATACTTGTAGTCGCAATAGCCTCTGCCCTAGCCCTTGGAGGCCTCCTGGGCCTGCTGGCCTCCTACCCGGCTCTAAGGCTTAGGGGGGACTATCTGGCTATCATGCTGCTGGTTACCTCTGAGGCGCTCAGGATATACACGACCTACAGTGTGTGGCTAATGGGCTCCACACCCACAGTAGGCCTCACGCTCCCCAGCCTCCTCGCCTGGACAGGGGACCCTGGCCTCGCCTCCATACTGCTCACGTTGGCTATAGCTGTGCTGGTCTATGTATACATGGAGAGGCTCTACAACTCGCCCGCTGGAAGGCTGATGAGGGCTGTGCGGGATGATGAGGACGCCTCGAAGGCCCTGGGCAAGGACGTGGCCAGGGTCAGGAGGAACTCTATGGTGGTGGGAAGCGCCCTCGCGGCCCTTGCGGGGGTTCTATACTCGATAAACCCGCTGCTGGCGGGAAGCTCGGTTGCAGCCGTCTCGATATTCGACAGGATGCTATGGACCTTCTGGCCCTGGGCCCTCATGATACTGGGGGGAATGTCGAGCAACAGGGGAGTGGCGGTGGCCAGCGTCGTCACAGGCGCGGCCATACTAGGGCCCATAAGGCTCTACAAGGCCGAGCTGGCTAGGCTCCTTAGAGTAGATGCTCTAGGCTTCGACACAGACAAGTTCGCCGCTGGCCTGGAGTTCGTGCTTATAGGCGCCCTCATACTGGCCATACTCTTCCTGAGACCACAGGGCATAATACCCGAGCCCCCCTCAAGGACCCTCCCCGAGCGGGAGATAGAAGAGATAAGGGCTAGGGCGGCGGGAGAGGCCGGGCAGGAAGCCAAGGGGGAGCAGGGCGACAGCGAGGCTAAGGCTGGATAGCCCGCTGGCGGGCCATCTATTTTTAACCATGCCGGTCTCACCGCCTTCTAGGCTTAATAAGCCCTGGCTGTTAAACCGGGAATAGTGGCCTGGGCCCGTAGCTCAGCCTGGTAGAGCGCCCGGCTGATAACCGGGAGGTCGGGGGTTCGAATCCCCCCGGGCCCACCACCAGGCTCGATACTCCCCGGTAATACGGGGTTTCAACCTCCTATTCAGCCGCCCCCTCTAACAGACACACCTGGGGTGCCCGGGGATTGTCGTTTGAGAGGACTGTGGACTCGAGGGTCGGCCCTCTGGACTCAGCCACTAGGGCGGTTCTGTTCTCCGACTTGCTTTCCTCTGTAGACATATTCGTGGCGAGTGTAACGGCCTCCATGGTGTCCAGCGACGAGAGGCTCCTCTCCGTCGCCCTAACCGAGCTCGAATACCTCTTGGGGGAGACTGTGCATCTAAGGGACATAGAGGGCTCGCTGAGGGTTCTAGGGGAGGCTGGGCCAGGGATATATCAGATACTCGCCTCTCTAGGGCCCGAGGGGCTTAGAACTCTTCTGGCGTCGAGCATAGAGGCTCTGGAGGGGTATGGCAGTCCTGAGCCAAGCCTTGTGGCCGAGCTGGCTAGGCTTCACGGGTGGAGGGTTGATCCCGGCGTGCTAGATCACAGGACCTCGGCGAGCGCTGTTCTCCTCACCGTGGCGGCGGCGTTCCTGAAGGAGGTTTCCTCCGCCTAGGTCCTGCGGCGGCGATATTTAAGCTGCTTTCTTACCAGTATAATAAGCCCCCATGGCAGGCCCAGTCTTTACTCCTCGGTGAAACCCTGTTTATTAGGTGCATAGCTTGGGTAGGCCTGTTGCCATAGTAGGCACCGGACACTCGAAGTTCGGTGTCAGGAACGACGTTAACATTGCGGAGCTCGCATGGGAGGCTATGAGGGAGGCGGCCTCCGAGGCTGGAATAGAGCTGAAGGATGTTGACCAGGTTGTAGTGGGCAACGCCGGAGGGTGGAGCAGCGAGTACCTGTCTAGCATTGTCCTCCTCGAGTACGCCGGGATAAGCGGGAAGCCTGTTTACAGGGTGGAGGCCGCCTGCGCCACAGGGAGCGCCGCGATAAAGGCCGCCCACGATGCTATAGCTGCGGGTGAGGCCGATTTAGTGCTTGTTGTTGGTGTCGAGAAGATGAACGAGAGCCCCACCCCCATAGTGGTCGAGATGATAGGGAGGGCTGGTAACTACTTCTGGGAGTTCGAGAACTTCGGCCTCACCTTCCCAGGCTACTACGCCCTCTACGCCACCGCGTATATGAGCGAGTTCGGGGCTACAGAGGAGGACCTCTGCAGGGTGGCAGTCAAGAACCATCACCACGCAAGCATGAACCCCAAGGCACACTTCCCCCGTGCAATAACCCTGGAGCAGTGCCTACAGTCCAGGTACGTGGCCTGGCCCCTGAAGCTCTACGACAGCAGCCCCATAACAGATGGGGCCGCCGCGGTTGTTATGGCAAGCGAGGACCTCGCCAAGAAGCTTACAGACAGCCCGGTGTGGATCCACTCCATAGGCATGGCGAGCGACACGAGCAACCTCAGCAAGAGGCCCGACTTTCTGGTTCACAGGGCTAGCAGGCTGGCTGCTGAGAGGGCCTTCAAGAAGCTCGGGATAGAGCTTGAAGGCTCGTACAAGCACTTCGACTTCGCCAACGTCCACGACGCCTTCACTATAGCAGAGATACTGGCCTACGAGGCCATGGGCTTCGCCAGGCTGGGTGAGGGCTACAAGCTGGTTAGAGAGGAGCAGACGTACATAGGCGGTCTCATACCCGTTAACCTAGACGGAGGGCTCAAGGCCAAGGGCCACCCGATAGGTGCTACTGGCGTCAGCATGGCTGTAGAGCACGTGAGACAGCTCCAGGGTAGGGTGGAGAAGGGCAGGCAGGCGGAGATAAAGCGTGGCAGGAGCCTAGCCCACAACGTTGGGGGGACCGGGCACTACGCCTTCGTAACGGTCTACGGCCTCGACAAGCCTAGGAGGTATTGAGCAGTAGGGGGGTGGTTCGCGTGAGCCAGAAGAGGCTTATGGACGAGTTTATGGCGCAGGTTGAGGCTTTCGCGGAGGAGATGAAGAGGAGCATGGGGCTCCCCATACTCCTAGACCAGAAGACTGGTGTGGCCATGTGGTTCGACCAGAGGGAGCTGAGGCTGAGGTTCGCCATAAGCATCGAGAAGATAAGGAGGTTCTTCGAGGGGCTTACCGAGGGTAAGATACTGGCCACAAGATGCGTCAAGACGGGTAAGATATACTTCCCCCCGCAGGTGGACTGCCCCGACGCCCCGGACAGCGAGGTGGAGTGGGTTGAGATACCCCGGGAGGGCGTTCTGCTGACCTTCACCGTTATAAACACGAAGCCCTACACGTTCAGCCATTACCCCGACTACGTTGTGGGGATAGGGAAGGTAGCGGAGGACCTAAACATACTCGCCTGGGTCAGGGGCGACCCCGCGAAGCTTAGGAGGGGTATGAAGGTTAGGCTAGAGGTTGTTAAGAGGGAGCCGGAGGGCTACCTAACCTACGAGTGGGTGCCGGTCGAGGAGCAGGGTTGAGTGTGGAAGTCTAAACGGGCTCCATATAGACGCCTTTTTTGCAGTTCTCACCCACAATCTTATAGACATCCCTGTCGAACTCTAAGGGGCTCTGCTCCCCAGCAGCAACCGCCAGCAGCCACTCCTCGACGGGGGAGAGCCTGGCTGGAACGATCATGGAGTAGACCCCCCTTTCCACCCCCGCCCTAGCCAGCTCCCCGAGGCTGCTCCAGTAGAGGACTCTATGATCGCCGCCCACCCCAGCAGACACGAGTATGGCGGGGAGCCTTGCTAGGAGGGCTGGAGCCCCAGCGAGGCTACTATACTCCTCGTCACCGCGGAGCAGCAGTCTAACGCCGACGCTGGGGTCGAGCTGGACACCCTGGTCGTCGACGTCTAGCAGGGCTGTAGTGTGTAGGTCGGCGCAGAGGTTGAGGTATATCCTCCTAGCCACGCTGAGGGGCGTCACACCCCTCCAGGGGCCCGGAAGGGTTACGGTGCCCCCGAACCTGTAGAAGCTCAGCATAGTCGCGCCCCGCGCGGCCTGAACACCGCTTACCCCCGGTATGTACCTGACCCTGACCCCGGCCTCCAGCGCCTCTGCGGCTAGGCTGGAGTGCGTGGTTGCTACCATGGGGTCGCCGGCAGTGACCACGGCTACCACCCTGTCGATAGCCATTGACACTATCTCACTGGACCTCTCCTCGAGGTCGCTCCTAGACGCCCTAACCACCCTACCATCACCCGCGGCCTCGGCAACGCTCCTATAGAGCCAGTCGGAGCCAGGCATAGTGTAAGACTCTACGTAGACAACGTCGGCTCTGTGCACAGCCTCCAGAGCCTCGAGAGTCTGCATTCCGGGGGCGTAGCCCCACCCGACGAGAAGCAGGGTCACGAGCCCTCTCCTCCCATCCACCTCTCCAGGGCTAACGCCCTCTCCGGTCTAACCCTGGTGGGTATGAGGTGGCTGCCGTCGCAGCTCCCCGCTTTGAACCACGTCCTACCCGTGAACCCCTCCCTGCACGTGGCGTACTCGAGGCCTAGCCTGGCGGCCTCCTCTATAACCGGCTTTAGGAGGCTCCTCCTCAGATCCTCGGGCAGATATATGTAGCCGTGCATGTAGACACCCCTCTCCCTGTAAAGCCTGTACAGCTTCTCAGCCTCGGCTCCCAGAGCCCGGCGCATCCTGGACAGGTTGTCGGGTCTTGCCTTGTAGGTGCTTGTCACTATGAACCTCACTCCAGCCATAGCGAGCTTGGCCACAAGCTCCCTAAGCTCATACGGGTCGTCGTTCACATAGGGTATAACCGGGTCTACCCTAACGCCGACAGGCACCCCCGCCTTCACGGCGGCGGCCGCGGCTTCTATCCTCTCACCTTGGCCAGGCGCTCCAGGCTCTACTACCCTCAAGAGGGTGTTACCGTCAAGCCCGGTTATAGAGGGCGTCACTGCTGCGTTAGCCCTGGAGAGAATGTCGAGGTCCCTCCACGCGTAGAGGGTGCCCTTGGTAGTTATGAGGAGCCTGTAGCCGCGGGGGGTGAGGACCTCGAGGGCCACCCTGGTGAGGCCCAGCTCCTCCTCCTCAGGGGGGTAGGGGTCGCTAGACGTCCCTATGTTGACCAGGGACCCCGGGGGGATCCTGCCTAGGTCTCTCTCAAGCCTCCTAACGAGGCTCCTCTTGGGCGTCGAAGGCTTAACCCCGATATACGCTGTAGCGTAGCAATACCTGCAGCCTATGCTGCATCCGGTGTAGGGGTTTAGGCTGTATTTGAATGGGCAGACGCAGAGGGGGCTGTCCCAGGGGTCGAAAACGCTCAGCACACCAAGCCTCAGGCCACCACGCCCCCTAGACCCCAAGGCGCCAGTCACTCCCAGAAGAATACTCTTTAGACGCCTGGTGCCAGGTATATTTGTGGAGCGCGGCCTGTGAAGAACGATGGGCAGCCCCAAACCCCCGGCCTGGAGCCCGGGTGGTGAGGAGGCCTTGTACCCGGAGGCCGCGCAGACCCCCCGGGTGGTTGGCAGTGTTTTAAACCCCCCCGTTCTATACAGTTTAATTCTGGCTGCCGGGAGGAGGTGTTGAGGCTTAAGAATTTACGTGGGAGGGCTTCTCTTCGGAGCCGCGATAGGCTGGATCCTCGCGGTTACCGCGTTTATAGCCTCAAGCATTGTAACCCTCCACACCAGCCTAGTCTACCTCGTTGCAGCCTCGTTCGCCGCGGGCATGGTGGCGGGCTATCTGGTGTACATGAGAATCCTGAGATGGTTCTCGAGTAAGGTTGAGGAGATTGAGCAGGAATTCCTCCTCTCGGCACTACCCCGCAGGCAGGATTTGAGCGGTGGTAAAGCCCTCTACGCAAAGGCCGGGAGCCTCGCCCTGGCCCCTGAGGCGCCTGCAGAGGCATTCTCGGCCGGGGAGGACCTAGATTTTGCAGGGAGCTTAGAGGATGTAGAGAGGCTTGAGGAGGCCCTGTTCAAGGTCTGGGCTCTCGTTAAGACTGTAGTCGAAGGCGCTGTGGGTAAGAGGTTCGAGGCCGTGCTCATAGTGGCGGACGACGACGAGTACGGGGGCGTCCCGGTGGCTATATACCCGGAGACTAGCGTCGCCTATGTTGACGATGACGTTCCAGGAGATGATGTGAGCGTCGCCATAGAGGGGGCTACGGTAAGCGTTGTACTACCCCTAAGCATATACAAGGTGCTCGTCGACATGGTTGAGGACGGTGAAACCGCGGCTGTTAGGAACCTCAGGCAGGCCAAGGCCCTCTACTTAATAGCCAAAAAGATAGCAGCCTCAAGCTCGGGCGACGACAGGATAGCAGCGTACATCGCGTACAAGACCCTGGTAAACCTGTCGAGGAGGGGTATAGTAAAGTTTGAAGGCTCGACCCTCGAGAGCATACCCTTCGAAAACGATGAGCTAAAGCTCAAAATCAAGGAGCAGGTGAGGCTGGAGAGCGAGAGCGCCGGGATAAAGATGTAGAACACGCCTGCCTAGAGGCCTGGCCGGGGAAACTGTAAACTAGGGCACCCCCGGGCTACCTGGGGGTGAGCAGCCGCGACACCTCCTCACACAGTCATGTTGCGGAGGCGTTGCAATCGGCATATAGCCCGTCGTGCATCCCCGGGGGTGCCCTTCTAGATAGATCCCTTCGAGGGTGTTTAGATTTTTGTCTTGCTTTTCCTCCTATTCGTAGCAGGCTTTTGTTAGGTTTAGAGCTGGCCCGAGAGGTATAGGTGGATCTTCTGGGCGGCGTCTAGACCTGATTTCAGGGCTTTTCCTATTAGGCTGGGCCCGTGTCTAACGTCTCCGCTGGCGAACACACCCTTTCTCGTCGTCATGAAGTTCTCATTCGTCTTTATGGTGCCGTCGGGGTTCAGCTCTATTCCACAGCAGCCGTTGCTGAAGGGTGGTGTGGGAACCTCGCCTATGGCAAGTAGCGCCCAGTCGAACTCTGCTTCGAACTCGCTGCCCTCTATGGGGACTGGCTTTGGCCTGCCGGAGTCGCCTGCCTTGAGCTCCATTCTGACGAACTTGACAACCCTCCTGCCCCCCTCCTCGTAGAAGGCTATGGGCTGGGTTAGCTCCCAGGCTTCGGCCCCCATCTTTATGAGCCTCTCAAACTCGTTCTTCCTCATGGGTGCGTAGTCTCGGGTCCTCCTGTAGCTTAGGACGACTTTCTTCACGCCGTCCTTGAACTCGGGGTAGGTTAGGGGTACGTGTACTGCGTCGGCCGCCGTTAGGCCGCCCCCCACTACCAGAATGCGGCCGCTTACCTTCGGGACCTTAGACCAGGGGAGGTAGCCGTACC comes from the Aeropyrum camini SY1 = JCM 12091 genome and includes:
- a CDS encoding branched-chain amino acid ABC transporter permease — translated: MPSVDVVFLVEFIVAYVAVYYVLTASLNLKAGVTGIPDFGQAMFFAVGGIVVGNLAARIAAALAGMDPSLVIAENTTTLERLNSEFFPNRPLESIAILVVAIASALALGGLLGLLASYPALRLRGDYLAIMLLVTSEALRIYTTYSVWLMGSTPTVGLTLPSLLAWTGDPGLASILLTLAIAVLVYVYMERLYNSPAGRLMRAVRDDEDASKALGKDVARVRRNSMVVGSALAALAGVLYSINPLLAGSSVAAVSIFDRMLWTFWPWALMILGGMSSNRGVAVASVVTGAAILGPIRLYKAELARLLRVDALGFDTDKFAAGLEFVLIGALILAILFLRPQGIIPEPPSRTLPEREIEEIRARAAGEAGQEAKGEQGDSEAKAG
- a CDS encoding ABC transporter ATP-binding protein; protein product: MGDWIIKLEDVSAGYGKLQTLFDVSLEIPRGLITVIVGPNGAGKSTLLKTMFGFTTVYKGRVLFEDRDVTRLPPHERAKIGMTFIFQLENIFRELTVYENLRLAGYDLPEDVFRERLEEVFSMFPRLKERLGQKAGTLSGGERQMLAMAIGIMRKPKVFLIDEPTAGLSPKLAKEVLSYVRILNREGYTVVLVEQNVKASLEIGDKGVLVVNGRIAFDGPAEELLARKDLAKMYLGV
- a CDS encoding thiolase domain-containing protein, producing MGRPVAIVGTGHSKFGVRNDVNIAELAWEAMREAASEAGIELKDVDQVVVGNAGGWSSEYLSSIVLLEYAGISGKPVYRVEAACATGSAAIKAAHDAIAAGEADLVLVVGVEKMNESPTPIVVEMIGRAGNYFWEFENFGLTFPGYYALYATAYMSEFGATEEDLCRVAVKNHHHASMNPKAHFPRAITLEQCLQSRYVAWPLKLYDSSPITDGAAAVVMASEDLAKKLTDSPVWIHSIGMASDTSNLSKRPDFLVHRASRLAAERAFKKLGIELEGSYKHFDFANVHDAFTIAEILAYEAMGFARLGEGYKLVREEQTYIGGLIPVNLDGGLKAKGHPIGATGVSMAVEHVRQLQGRVEKGRQAEIKRGRSLAHNVGGTGHYAFVTVYGLDKPRRY
- a CDS encoding SPL family radical SAM protein; this encodes MGLPIVLHRPRSTNIPGTRRLKSILLGVTGALGSRGRGGLRLGVLSVFDPWDSPLCVCPFKYSLNPYTGCSIGCRYCYATAYIGVKPSTPKRSLVRRLERDLGRIPPGSLVNIGTSSDPYPPEEEELGLTRVALEVLTPRGYRLLITTKGTLYAWRDLDILSRANAAVTPSITGLDGNTLLRVVEPGAPGQGERIEAAAAAVKAGVPVGVRVDPVIPYVNDDPYELRELVAKLAMAGVRFIVTSTYKARPDNLSRMRRALGAEAEKLYRLYRERGVYMHGYIYLPEDLRRSLLKPVIEEAARLGLEYATCREGFTGRTWFKAGSCDGSHLIPTRVRPERALALERWMGGEGS
- a CDS encoding SAM-dependent methyltransferase, coding for MDGRRGLVTLLLVGWGYAPGMQTLEALEAVHRADVVYVESYTMPGSDWLYRSVAEAAGDGRVVRASRSDLEERSSEIVSMAIDRVVAVVTAGDPMVATTHSSLAAEALEAGVRVRYIPGVSGVQAARGATMLSFYRFGGTVTLPGPWRGVTPLSVARRIYLNLCADLHTTALLDVDDQGVQLDPSVGVRLLLRGDEEYSSLAGAPALLARLPAILVSAGVGGDHRVLYWSSLGELARAGVERGVYSMIVPARLSPVEEWLLAVAAGEQSPLEFDRDVYKIVGENCKKGVYMEPV
- a CDS encoding branched-chain amino acid ABC transporter permease, which codes for MVDVKVLFDMLAYSGVIALLSLGITLAYITTRVFNFAHPRIANVGAYAAAAAMALYVDLVRDSGVGRFKASLGPVEVTGLIAPDVLAVGIVFAVLAGIVVALAEYYLVLKPLIDRGADFLKLMIATLAFDFFVIAALFILGTHISVKELVSGVFGRETTSLSLHAFDARIDLAFLGYRLRSIMILSFLGSLVVALMLYILLFRTKLGVKMRASIENPSLAEVLGINVEQVYTIAWIISGATAGFAGFLILFMGDIVKPVTATSPADEIIVSAFAGSIVGGVNSVFGSIGGGFIIGGVEIFVSSLITDLTGIDVTRYNKMLSMLAVALTLLFAPQGLATLFSEKIQARLARLRLRAG
- a CDS encoding Zn-ribbon domain-containing OB-fold protein; amino-acid sequence: MDEFMAQVEAFAEEMKRSMGLPILLDQKTGVAMWFDQRELRLRFAISIEKIRRFFEGLTEGKILATRCVKTGKIYFPPQVDCPDAPDSEVEWVEIPREGVLLTFTVINTKPYTFSHYPDYVVGIGKVAEDLNILAWVRGDPAKLRRGMKVRLEVVKREPEGYLTYEWVPVEEQG
- a CDS encoding FAD-dependent oxidoreductase, producing the protein MKFLRCKEIPPYTGKTVSIIGAGPAGLGAAGFLRCRGHEVVVYDMMPEPGGMMMFGIPDDRIPKDNIRKSVRELVEGGVRIILNTKVGRDISLEDIIKASDAVLIATGTWKPRRLGAPGEDLPWVLPAADWLVEVHMARYGYLPWSKVPKVSGRILVVGGGLTAADAVHVPLTYPEFKDGVKKVVLSYRRTRDYAPMRKNEFERLIKMGAEAWELTQPIAFYEEGGRRVVKFVRMELKAGDSGRPKPVPIEGSEFEAEFDWALLAIGEVPTPPFSNGCCGIELNPDGTIKTNENFMTTRKGVFASGDVRHGPSLIGKALKSGLDAAQKIHLYLSGQL